A single genomic interval of Methylophilales bacterium MBRSF5 harbors:
- a CDS encoding rod shape-determining protein MreB: MKNFLKNLFSEQDMAIDLGTANTLIYVKGKGIILDEPSVVAMRYQNGPAGSQPKTDILAVGAKAKTMLGRSPQNITAIRPMKDGVIADFNVTEEMIKYFINEVTSKSWFSPNPRIVICVPYGATQVERRAIRESAERAGAKQVFLIEEPMAAAIGAGLPVNDPTGSMVIDIGGGTVEVGVTSLGGIVYAISERVGGDKIDQAIIDYMRRNYGMMISEPTAEKIKKQIGSAFPLNEILEMEITGRSMSEGLPRKIIISSNEILEALAEPLNAIISAVKNALEQTPPELGADIAENGMVLTGGGAMLKNLDRLLFEETGIPVLVAENPLMCVVNGCGMALDALDEFKNAFAND, from the coding sequence ATGAAGAATTTTTTAAAAAACCTCTTTTCTGAACAAGACATGGCTATTGATCTTGGTACGGCCAATACTTTAATTTACGTTAAAGGTAAAGGAATCATTTTAGATGAGCCTTCCGTTGTTGCAATGCGATATCAAAATGGTCCAGCTGGATCTCAACCTAAAACAGATATTCTTGCAGTTGGAGCCAAAGCAAAAACCATGCTTGGTCGCTCACCACAAAATATTACTGCGATCAGACCGATGAAAGATGGTGTTATTGCTGACTTTAATGTTACAGAAGAAATGATCAAATATTTCATTAATGAAGTTACTTCAAAAAGTTGGTTTTCCCCCAACCCAAGAATCGTCATCTGTGTCCCCTACGGCGCTACTCAAGTTGAACGAAGAGCAATTCGTGAATCTGCTGAACGTGCTGGAGCAAAACAAGTTTTTCTAATTGAAGAGCCTATGGCAGCCGCTATTGGAGCAGGGCTTCCTGTTAATGATCCGACAGGTTCGATGGTCATTGATATCGGTGGAGGAACTGTTGAAGTAGGTGTAACCTCGCTGGGAGGAATCGTATATGCCATATCGGAGAGAGTAGGTGGTGATAAAATTGACCAGGCGATCATTGATTATATGCGACGCAACTATGGCATGATGATTTCTGAACCCACTGCAGAAAAGATCAAAAAACAAATTGGTAGCGCTTTCCCATTAAATGAAATTTTAGAAATGGAAATTACAGGGAGAAGTATGTCAGAAGGACTGCCTCGTAAGATTATCATCAGTAGTAATGAAATTCTCGAAGCTCTAGCTGAGCCTTTAAATGCAATAATTAGTGCAGTTAAAAATGCACTTGAACAAACACCGCCAGAGCTTGGAGCAGATATTGCTGAAAATGGTATGGTCCTCACTGGTGGAGGAGCCATGCTGAAAAACTTAGATAGGCTTTTATTTGAAGAAACTGGGATCCCTGTATTGGTAGCAGAAAATCCATTAATGTGTGTCGTAAACGGTTGTGGTATGGCTCTTGATGCTTTGGATGAGTTTAAAAATGCGTTTGCAAATGATTAA
- a CDS encoding glutamyl-tRNA amidotransferase, with product MALTDKDIKKLSHLAKIKIDSKDEEIILAKLDGIIKLIDSMQKVNTDNIDPMSHALDITQPLREDVVTEKNQKNDFLELGPESNDDYFIVPRVVE from the coding sequence ATGGCCCTAACAGACAAAGATATTAAAAAACTGAGTCATTTAGCAAAAATTAAAATTGATTCAAAAGATGAAGAAATTATTCTTGCCAAATTAGATGGAATTATTAAGCTAATTGATTCCATGCAGAAAGTGAATACCGATAACATTGACCCCATGTCACATGCCCTTGATATCACTCAGCCACTCAGAGAAGATGTGGTCACGGAAAAAAATCAAAAAAATGATTTCTTAGAGTTAGGCCCAGAATCTAATGATGATTATTTTATAGTTCCTCGGGTCGTTGAGTAA
- a CDS encoding glutamyl-tRNA amidotransferase: MKNLSLKELNLGLSSKKFSSEELTKFFLNEIKISNPKINAFITIDEDKSLQQARDADKRISQDNMNELTGIPIAQKDIFCAKGWKTTCGSKMLDNFYSPYDSKVIELFNQCGAVNIGKTNMDEFAMGSSNETSYYGEVRNPWNLDYVPGGSSGGSAAAVASGMAPAATATDTGGSIRQPASLCGLTGLKPTYGLVSRFGMIAFASSLDQAGPIAKSAEDCALMLKVMAAHDTRDSTSINQKIPDYPKNLDNPIKGKTIGLPKEFFNDDLNQEVKIVLEQVIDSYQKMGVNFKEISLSNSHLSIPVYYVIAPAEASSNLSRYDGVKFGYRAKDFKDLEEMYLKTREQGFGEEVKRRILVGTYVLSAGYYDAYYLKAQKIRRLIADDFKNAFKECDLILAPSCPSTAFKIGDKTEDPVSMYMQDMYTISTNLAGLPAISSPAGFINKMPVGFQLIGNYFDEATILNFTHQYQQITHWHQKTPGAAV; this comes from the coding sequence ATGAAGAATTTATCTTTAAAAGAATTAAATTTGGGACTATCAAGTAAAAAATTTTCAAGCGAGGAGCTCACCAAGTTTTTTTTAAATGAAATAAAAATATCTAATCCTAAAATTAATGCTTTCATTACCATTGATGAAGATAAAAGTCTTCAACAAGCACGCGATGCTGACAAGAGAATTAGTCAAGATAATATGAATGAATTGACGGGAATACCAATTGCACAAAAAGATATTTTTTGCGCCAAAGGTTGGAAGACAACCTGTGGCTCCAAAATGCTTGATAATTTTTATTCACCTTATGATTCCAAAGTGATCGAGTTATTCAACCAATGCGGTGCAGTCAATATTGGTAAAACCAACATGGATGAATTTGCTATGGGATCGTCAAATGAAACTTCATACTATGGCGAAGTTAGGAATCCATGGAATTTAGATTATGTTCCAGGAGGAAGTTCTGGAGGAAGTGCAGCTGCTGTAGCTTCCGGTATGGCTCCGGCTGCAACAGCAACTGACACGGGTGGATCTATTCGACAGCCAGCATCTTTATGTGGCCTTACAGGTTTAAAACCGACCTACGGTTTAGTATCTCGTTTTGGGATGATTGCTTTTGCATCCAGTCTTGATCAAGCTGGCCCAATCGCAAAATCTGCAGAAGATTGTGCGTTAATGCTGAAAGTCATGGCAGCCCATGATACAAGAGACTCGACCTCAATCAATCAGAAAATTCCTGATTATCCAAAAAATCTTGATAATCCAATTAAAGGGAAAACAATTGGTCTACCAAAAGAGTTCTTTAATGATGATTTAAATCAGGAAGTGAAGATTGTATTAGAGCAAGTGATCGATTCCTATCAGAAAATGGGAGTTAACTTCAAGGAAATTTCACTATCCAATTCACATCTCTCAATACCTGTCTATTATGTGATTGCGCCAGCAGAGGCCTCAAGTAACCTATCCAGATATGACGGAGTGAAGTTTGGATACAGAGCGAAAGACTTTAAAGATCTTGAAGAAATGTATTTAAAAACTAGAGAGCAGGGATTTGGAGAGGAAGTTAAGAGACGAATCTTAGTGGGTACTTATGTTCTTAGCGCTGGATATTACGATGCCTATTATTTGAAAGCACAAAAAATTAGAAGACTAATAGCTGATGATTTTAAAAATGCCTTTAAAGAATGTGATTTAATTTTGGCTCCGTCCTGCCCGTCAACAGCTTTTAAAATTGGTGACAAAACAGAAGATCCTGTCTCAATGTACATGCAGGATATGTATACAATTTCAACGAATCTAGCCGGACTTCCTGCGATCAGTTCTCCGGCAGGGTTTATAAACAAGATGCCTGTCGGTTTTCAGCTGATTGGAAACTATTTCGATGAGGCCACGATATTAAACTTTACACACCAATATCAGCAGATAACTCATTGGCATCAAAAAACTCCAGGGGCTGCTGTATGA